The Longimicrobiaceae bacterium genome has a segment encoding these proteins:
- the lysC gene encoding lysine-sensitive aspartokinase 3, which translates to MTATVLKFGGTSVDDAGALERLADIVRRQLDANPVVVVSAIRGVTDALLQGTRLAQGGEIGRAFSELEGQIGRYSSLAAELLPPEAAEEMDRIVANSALEISDLLRVISLHPGTYLPLQDEIASYGERLSAALVTRVLQSRDLPGVLADARRCIITTADHTRAVPLPGPTGENTRNILGPLLRQGSVPVMGGFIGSAMNGAATTLGRGGSDYTASLVGAALDAREIQIWTDVTGFLTADPRVVPQARPIAHLSYAEAAELAYFGARVLHPKTIQPAVERGIPVRVCNSRHPNEPGTLIDDDPVIAPGGVKAIAHKPGVTILQVSSARMLGAYGFLRALFEIFDKHRTAVDVVSTSEVSVSLSLDDTHALADIIAELEGLGTVGVEPGRAIVCIVGEGLRSTRGIAARVFGALEDVDVAVISQGASSINLTFLVPEADVGDVVERLHHHFFSNP; encoded by the coding sequence ATGACGGCGACTGTACTGAAGTTCGGCGGCACGTCGGTGGACGATGCCGGGGCCCTGGAGCGCCTGGCGGACATCGTCCGGCGGCAGCTGGATGCGAACCCCGTGGTGGTGGTCTCCGCGATTCGCGGGGTGACCGACGCGCTCCTGCAGGGCACCCGCCTGGCCCAGGGGGGTGAGATCGGGCGAGCCTTTTCCGAGCTCGAGGGGCAGATAGGCCGCTATTCCAGCCTGGCGGCGGAGCTCCTTCCGCCCGAGGCCGCCGAGGAGATGGACCGCATCGTCGCCAATTCGGCGCTGGAAATCTCGGATCTGCTACGGGTGATCTCACTGCATCCGGGCACCTACCTCCCACTGCAGGACGAGATCGCCTCCTACGGCGAGAGGCTTTCGGCCGCGCTCGTCACCCGTGTGCTGCAGAGCCGCGACCTCCCCGGAGTGCTGGCGGACGCCCGCCGCTGCATCATCACCACCGCCGACCATACCCGGGCGGTCCCGCTCCCGGGTCCCACGGGTGAGAACACCCGCAACATCCTCGGGCCTCTGCTCCGGCAGGGGTCCGTGCCGGTGATGGGTGGGTTCATCGGCTCGGCGATGAACGGGGCGGCGACCACCCTCGGTAGGGGTGGCTCGGATTACACCGCGTCGCTGGTGGGGGCGGCGCTCGACGCGCGCGAAATCCAGATCTGGACCGACGTGACGGGCTTCCTGACCGCGGATCCCCGGGTGGTTCCGCAAGCGCGCCCGATCGCCCACCTCTCCTACGCCGAAGCGGCGGAGCTCGCCTATTTCGGGGCTCGCGTCCTCCATCCCAAGACGATCCAACCGGCTGTGGAGCGCGGAATCCCGGTGCGAGTCTGCAATTCACGGCACCCCAACGAGCCCGGCACCCTCATCGACGACGATCCGGTCATCGCTCCCGGTGGGGTGAAGGCAATCGCCCACAAGCCCGGAGTCACCATCCTCCAGGTGTCGTCGGCGCGCATGCTGGGGGCGTACGGCTTCCTCCGGGCACTCTTCGAGATCTTCGACAAGCACCGCACCGCGGTAGACGTGGTCTCCACCTCCGAAGTGAGCGTCTCGCTCTCCCTGGATGACACGCACGCGCTTGCCGACATCATCGCGGAGCTCGAGGGACTCGGAACGGTGGGTGTGGAGCCGGGGCGGGCGATCGTCTGCATCGTCGGTGAGGGACTGCGTTCCACCCGAGGCATCGCCGCACGCGTCTTCGGCGCGCTGGAAGACGTGGATGTCGCGGTGATCTCGCAGGGCGCTTCCAGCATCAACCTCACCTTCCTGGTACCCGAAGCCGATGTCGGCGACGTGGTGGAGCGCCTGCACCATCACTTCTTCAGCAACCCGTAA
- a CDS encoding low molecular weight protein-tyrosine-phosphatase, translated as MDQRRIRVLFVCMGNICRSPLAEAVFRHQARERGVEDMFEIDSAGTSGYHAGDPPDRRAVATARARGVTVTGVSRPIMDRDVKEFDYIVVMDSDNLAYVERLHSIVRGSARVHRLREWDPEPGGLDVPDPYYGGARGFEEVHDMVERSCAALLDHLLAQHEAVR; from the coding sequence ATGGATCAACGCCGGATTCGTGTGCTATTCGTCTGCATGGGGAATATCTGCCGCTCCCCGCTGGCTGAGGCCGTCTTCCGTCACCAGGCCCGCGAGCGGGGCGTGGAGGACATGTTCGAGATCGATTCCGCGGGGACATCGGGGTACCATGCCGGCGATCCGCCGGATCGGCGCGCCGTGGCAACCGCCCGCGCGCGTGGCGTCACCGTCACCGGGGTGAGCCGGCCGATAATGGATCGCGACGTGAAGGAGTTCGATTACATCGTGGTAATGGACTCCGACAACCTCGCCTACGTCGAGCGTCTGCACTCGATCGTCCGCGGCAGCGCGCGTGTGCACCGCCTACGGGAATGGGATCCTGAGCCTGGAGGGCTGGACGTGCCCGACCCCTACTACGGTGGGGCTCGTGGCTTCGAGGAGGTGCACGACATGGTGGAGCGCTCCTGCGCCGCGCTCCTCGATCATCTGCTGGCACAGCACGAGGCGGTGCGATGA
- a CDS encoding DUF1540 domain-containing protein: protein MAEPQERPTTAQSRVASCSATDCTYNENRECHAGEIRVEMGAQGAVCGTYTPQKAKVRP, encoded by the coding sequence ATGGCCGAGCCTCAGGAAAGACCGACCACCGCGCAGTCCCGGGTCGCCTCGTGCAGCGCCACCGACTGCACCTACAACGAGAACCGTGAGTGCCACGCCGGCGAGATCCGGGTCGAGATGGGCGCTCAAGGTGCCGTCTGTGGCACGTACACGCCGCAGAAGGCGAAGGTAAGACCGTAG
- a CDS encoding M1 family metallopeptidase has protein sequence MIHGFFRGTVAVALLMTAAPLISAQEATPTFTRADTLRGTITPERSWWDVVFYDLHVRVNPADSSISGWNGITYRVVEAPREMQIDLFANLEVDSILQDGRPLQYRREGNAIFVTGVANAPIGAIDTVTVHYHGKPTVAANAPWDGGFDWSQDRNGNPFVATAVQGMGASAWWPNKDHQSEEPDSQRIAITVPAPLVDVSNGRLRSRRENDDGTVTYEWFVSNPINNYNVAANIGDYAHFSDVYQGEAGELTLDFWPLSYNLEAARRQWQQTKPMLACFEHWFGPYPWYEDGFKLVETPHLGMEHQSAVAYGNGYGNGYRGRDLSGTGYGLKWDFILVHEAGHEWFGNNVTTEDIADMWVHEGFTNYSEGLYTECRSGKEAGAQYIIGSRRNIQNDRPIVGVYGVNNEGSGDMYYKTGSMLHMIRQIIDDDELWRSILRGINQDFRHQTVTGTEIQAYINRRSGKDFSRVFQQYLTTTEIPQLEYHFEGNELRFRWQNVVEGFDMPVRVWLGNELRWLQPTQEWQTVTVSPADPESFRVDDDFYVEAVALEGAGSSG, from the coding sequence ATGATCCACGGCTTCTTCCGCGGAACGGTGGCCGTCGCACTCCTGATGACCGCCGCGCCGCTCATCTCCGCCCAGGAGGCGACTCCTACCTTCACCCGCGCAGACACGCTGCGGGGCACCATCACCCCGGAGCGAAGCTGGTGGGACGTCGTCTTCTACGATCTCCACGTGCGGGTGAACCCGGCCGATAGCTCGATCTCGGGATGGAACGGAATCACCTACCGGGTGGTGGAGGCGCCGCGGGAGATGCAGATCGACCTCTTCGCGAACCTCGAGGTCGACAGCATTCTGCAGGATGGGCGTCCGCTGCAGTATCGCCGCGAGGGGAACGCGATCTTTGTTACCGGCGTCGCCAATGCGCCGATCGGGGCTATCGACACTGTAACGGTGCACTACCACGGGAAGCCCACCGTGGCCGCCAACGCTCCCTGGGATGGAGGGTTCGACTGGAGCCAGGACCGCAACGGCAATCCCTTCGTCGCCACCGCGGTCCAGGGGATGGGGGCGAGCGCCTGGTGGCCCAACAAGGACCACCAGTCGGAGGAGCCGGACAGCCAGCGCATAGCCATCACCGTACCCGCACCCCTCGTGGACGTCTCCAACGGGCGGCTGCGGTCGCGTCGGGAGAACGACGACGGGACCGTGACGTACGAGTGGTTCGTCTCCAATCCGATCAACAACTACAACGTCGCCGCCAACATCGGCGACTATGCCCACTTCAGCGACGTCTATCAGGGGGAAGCCGGCGAGCTGACGCTGGATTTCTGGCCGCTCTCCTACAACCTGGAGGCTGCCCGGCGGCAGTGGCAGCAGACCAAGCCGATGCTGGCCTGCTTCGAGCACTGGTTCGGCCCCTACCCGTGGTACGAAGACGGTTTCAAGCTGGTGGAGACGCCCCACCTGGGGATGGAACACCAGAGCGCAGTGGCCTATGGGAATGGCTACGGCAACGGCTATCGGGGACGCGACCTATCCGGTACGGGCTACGGGTTGAAGTGGGACTTCATCCTCGTCCACGAAGCGGGTCACGAGTGGTTCGGCAACAACGTCACCACCGAGGACATCGCGGACATGTGGGTGCACGAGGGGTTCACGAACTACTCGGAGGGGCTGTACACCGAGTGCCGGTCCGGAAAGGAGGCCGGTGCGCAGTACATCATCGGCAGCCGCCGGAACATCCAGAACGACCGCCCGATCGTCGGGGTCTACGGCGTGAACAATGAAGGCTCCGGTGACATGTACTACAAGACGGGCAGCATGCTGCACATGATCCGGCAGATCATCGACGACGATGAGCTGTGGCGCAGCATCCTCCGCGGGATCAACCAGGACTTCCGGCACCAGACCGTTACCGGCACAGAGATCCAGGCGTACATCAACCGACGATCGGGCAAAGATTTCAGCCGGGTGTTCCAGCAGTATCTGACCACGACGGAGATCCCTCAGCTCGAGTATCACTTCGAGGGGAACGAGCTGCGCTTCCGCTGGCAAAACGTGGTGGAGGGCTTCGACATGCCGGTCCGGGTGTGGCTCGGGAATGAGCTGCGCTGGCTGCAACCCACCCAGGAATGGCAAACGGTCACCGTATCCCCGGCCGACCCCGAGTCCTTCCGCGTGGACGACGACTTCTACGTCGAGGCCGTCGCTCTGGAAGGGGCCGGGTCCAGCGGTTGA
- a CDS encoding slipin family protein, which translates to MPSTDLVPFRSSFPEVNPARHINLLTAGAFGVPVAIGTLLAVFGGWWFAMLLGWVVGILGAMSPRVAQEWERAVVLRFGRYTGLRGPGPFWVIPFVDSVAAWIDQRTITSSFAAEETLTSDAVPVNVDAVLFWTVYDAEKAALEVQDYHQAVSWAAQTALRDIIGRTSLTDLLRGRERIEEELKALIDERSTPWGVSVHAVEMRDIVIPASLQDAMSREAQASREKQARIILGEAEVEIARMFEHAAEAYRDNPVAMQLRAMNILYEGLKQKGGMMVVPSSIVDSVGPHGVMGIAALARQQAEEPPASPKKEDKKEKR; encoded by the coding sequence ATGCCCAGTACCGATCTCGTTCCCTTCCGCTCCAGCTTTCCCGAGGTGAATCCGGCCCGCCACATCAACCTGCTCACCGCGGGCGCGTTCGGTGTCCCGGTGGCGATAGGGACGCTGCTCGCGGTCTTCGGAGGCTGGTGGTTCGCGATGCTGCTGGGCTGGGTCGTGGGCATCCTGGGGGCGATGTCGCCGCGCGTGGCGCAGGAGTGGGAGCGAGCGGTGGTGCTTCGCTTCGGCCGCTATACCGGCCTCCGCGGCCCCGGCCCGTTCTGGGTGATCCCGTTTGTGGACTCCGTCGCGGCGTGGATCGACCAGCGTACCATCACCTCCAGCTTCGCCGCCGAGGAGACGCTCACCTCCGACGCCGTGCCGGTGAACGTCGACGCGGTGCTCTTCTGGACGGTCTACGACGCCGAGAAGGCCGCGCTGGAGGTTCAGGATTATCATCAGGCGGTGAGCTGGGCCGCGCAGACGGCGCTGCGCGACATTATCGGCCGGACCTCCCTGACCGACCTGCTGCGCGGACGGGAGCGCATCGAGGAGGAGCTGAAGGCGCTGATCGATGAGCGCTCCACCCCCTGGGGGGTCTCAGTGCATGCCGTGGAGATGCGCGACATCGTCATCCCCGCCTCTCTGCAAGACGCGATGTCGCGCGAGGCGCAAGCGTCGCGGGAGAAGCAGGCGCGCATCATCCTGGGCGAAGCGGAGGTGGAGATCGCGCGGATGTTCGAGCACGCGGCAGAGGCCTACCGCGACAACCCGGTCGCCATGCAGCTTCGCGCGATGAACATCCTCTATGAAGGCCTGAAGCAGAAGGGCGGGATGATGGTGGTGCCGAGCAGCATCGTCGATTCGGTGGGGCCGCACGGGGTGATGGGAATTGCCGCGCTGGCCCGCCAGCAGGCGGAGGAGCCGCCCGCCTCACCGAAGAAAGAGGACAAGAAGGAGAAGCGCTGA
- the cysK gene encoding cysteine synthase A, which yields MIDAHIGNTPLVRLERVVEPGMAEVWVKVEGMNPGGSIKDRTALAMVVDAERRGVLRPGGTIVEPTSGNTGVGLAQVAAARGYRLILCMPATMSEERIRTLRAYGAELVLTDPELRMLAAIAEAERIRDESGAFLPNQFSNPANPEIHYRTTGPEIRDALDRIDAFVYGSGTGGTISGVGRCLKERDPSTQVILVEPGRSAVLHGEPRGQHQFQGMGPGFIPDNLDRAVVDRVMKAWEEDAFPLARRLAREEGLFVGMSSGAMVWAALQVARELGPGHRIVTIAPDSGARYLSTALFSDQPEDRS from the coding sequence ATGATCGACGCCCACATCGGCAACACGCCGCTGGTCCGACTGGAGCGGGTGGTGGAGCCGGGGATGGCGGAAGTGTGGGTGAAGGTGGAAGGCATGAACCCCGGCGGCTCGATCAAGGATCGCACTGCGCTCGCGATGGTGGTGGACGCGGAGCGGCGCGGCGTCCTGCGCCCTGGTGGCACGATCGTCGAGCCGACCTCTGGGAACACCGGCGTCGGACTCGCCCAGGTCGCGGCGGCGCGCGGCTATCGCCTCATCCTGTGTATGCCGGCCACCATGAGCGAGGAGCGCATCAGGACGCTCCGCGCCTATGGCGCCGAGCTCGTCCTGACCGACCCCGAATTGCGAATGCTCGCCGCGATCGCCGAGGCGGAGCGAATCCGGGACGAGTCCGGCGCCTTTCTGCCCAACCAGTTCTCCAACCCCGCCAACCCCGAGATCCACTACCGCACCACGGGCCCGGAAATCCGCGACGCGCTCGACCGCATCGACGCCTTCGTCTATGGATCCGGCACCGGAGGGACCATCAGCGGGGTGGGGCGTTGTCTGAAGGAACGCGATCCCTCCACCCAGGTAATCCTGGTCGAGCCCGGCCGCTCAGCCGTCCTGCACGGCGAGCCGCGGGGACAGCACCAGTTCCAGGGCATGGGCCCCGGCTTCATTCCGGACAATCTCGACCGTGCGGTGGTGGACCGCGTGATGAAGGCCTGGGAGGAGGACGCCTTCCCGCTGGCGCGTCGCCTGGCACGCGAGGAAGGGCTGTTCGTGGGGATGAGTAGCGGGGCAATGGTCTGGGCAGCCCTGCAAGTCGCCCGCGAGCTCGGCCCCGGACACCGGATCGTGACTATTGCGCCGGATTCGGGTGCACGCTACCTGTCAACGGCTCTCTTCTCCGATCAGCCGGAAGATCGATCGTAA
- a CDS encoding DMT family transporter: protein MMGSRLSPGVRYMAASALFFSVMSLGVKLVGQRIPTQEVVLVRGTLNAAFTYALLRRAGVPALGHRPGVLILRGMFGFLALSCLYYGIVRLPLADATVLQYTNPVWTALLAGWLLRERVDAWEVALILASLVGVTLIARPGFLFGGMAGRLDLFAVGVVLLGSVFSAAAYVTVRQLARSEHPLVIVYYFTLVSIAGSLPGTLLEPVWPTPSEWAFLLLVGITAQGGQVYLTRGLQLEPAGRATAIGYLQVVFAAIWGAVVFGEVPDGWVLAGASIILGSTLILASRRARAVAPTAPGVALKGEGG, encoded by the coding sequence ATGATGGGTTCCAGGCTGTCTCCGGGCGTCCGCTACATGGCGGCGAGTGCCCTCTTCTTCAGCGTGATGAGCCTGGGCGTGAAGCTCGTGGGACAGCGCATACCTACGCAGGAGGTGGTCCTGGTTCGCGGGACGCTCAACGCAGCCTTCACCTACGCGCTGTTGCGGCGCGCCGGTGTGCCGGCTTTGGGCCATCGACCGGGCGTGTTGATCCTCCGCGGGATGTTCGGCTTCCTGGCGCTGAGCTGCCTCTACTACGGCATCGTCCGTCTGCCGCTCGCGGACGCCACCGTGCTCCAGTACACCAATCCGGTCTGGACGGCGCTGCTCGCGGGCTGGTTGCTGCGAGAGCGGGTGGATGCCTGGGAGGTGGCTCTGATCCTGGCCAGTCTGGTCGGAGTGACGCTCATCGCCCGCCCCGGCTTTCTCTTCGGTGGGATGGCAGGGCGACTGGATCTGTTCGCGGTGGGCGTGGTGCTACTCGGATCGGTCTTCAGCGCGGCCGCGTACGTGACCGTGCGACAGCTCGCCCGCAGCGAGCATCCACTCGTGATCGTCTACTACTTTACCCTCGTGTCGATTGCTGGATCGCTGCCGGGAACGCTGCTGGAGCCGGTCTGGCCCACGCCGAGCGAGTGGGCCTTCCTGTTGCTGGTCGGTATCACGGCGCAGGGCGGACAGGTCTATCTCACCCGTGGTCTGCAGCTGGAGCCGGCCGGGCGGGCCACGGCGATCGGGTATCTCCAGGTGGTCTTCGCAGCCATCTGGGGCGCCGTCGTCTTCGGGGAGGTGCCGGATGGCTGGGTCCTCGCCGGGGCAAGTATCATTCTGGGAAGCACACTGATTCTGGCGAGCCGTCGCGCGCGGGCCGTGGCGCCCACGGCGCCCGGCGTCGCTCTCAAAGGAGAGGGAGGATGA
- a CDS encoding inositol monophosphatase family protein, giving the protein MIEAGEAVSFAAELTVAKQAAADAAQVLLRAATPATVREKQGAADLVTEVDEQAERLILERLKRHFPGDRFVAEESSAGALRHGERTWIIDPLDGTTNFVHGHPFACVSIAFADTEGLAVGVVHAPFLGEVYHAVRGGGAYLNERPLQVSAVAEGPAGLYATGFPFKAGKGDPELYFRLVADMVASSHGVRRAGSAALDCAFVAAGRLEGYFEIGVSAWDVAGGLLLVTEAGGRVTGWPGDTEPPLQTGRVLATNGKVHGWLEEKVGRAGL; this is encoded by the coding sequence ATGATCGAGGCTGGTGAGGCGGTGTCCTTCGCGGCCGAGTTGACGGTCGCGAAGCAGGCGGCGGCGGACGCGGCACAAGTGCTCCTGCGTGCGGCCACCCCCGCGACGGTCCGCGAGAAGCAGGGGGCGGCCGACCTGGTCACGGAGGTCGACGAGCAGGCGGAGCGGCTCATCCTGGAGCGGTTGAAGCGCCACTTCCCCGGCGACCGGTTCGTCGCTGAAGAGAGCTCGGCAGGTGCGCTCAGGCACGGAGAGCGCACCTGGATCATCGATCCGCTGGACGGCACCACCAACTTCGTGCACGGGCACCCTTTCGCGTGCGTCTCCATTGCTTTCGCCGACACGGAGGGGCTGGCGGTGGGTGTGGTCCACGCTCCCTTCCTGGGCGAGGTCTACCACGCCGTGCGCGGGGGCGGCGCATACCTCAACGAGCGGCCGCTGCAGGTCAGCGCAGTGGCGGAGGGGCCTGCGGGGCTGTACGCGACAGGCTTCCCCTTCAAGGCGGGAAAGGGAGACCCCGAGCTGTACTTCCGGCTCGTCGCCGACATGGTGGCGAGCTCGCACGGCGTGCGGCGCGCGGGATCCGCCGCGCTCGACTGTGCCTTCGTCGCCGCGGGCCGGCTGGAGGGCTACTTCGAGATCGGTGTCTCCGCGTGGGACGTCGCCGGCGGCCTGCTGCTGGTCACCGAGGCCGGCGGCCGCGTGACCGGCTGGCCCGGTGACACGGAGCCTCCTCTGCAAACCGGGCGAGTGCTTGCGACGAACGGGAAGGTGCATGGGTGGTTGGAGGAGAAGGTGGGGAGGGCGGGGCTGTAG
- the deoC gene encoding deoxyribose-phosphate aldolase: MLAGHADPAEVERTVGDDMESRATSRVSAASDEVQQLMRALRCIDLTTLAADDTPSTVRELCAVAREPLPAVLRERLGVPEPAARVAAVCVYPYFLRVALDALEGSGIPVAVAAAGFPAGLSPLSARIEEIRSSVQAGAQEIDVVINRSLVLTGAWGELYEEVRAFREASGPALLKVILATGELRSLDNVARTARLCMQAGADFIKTSTGKEAVNATYPAGLVMLREIAAYRERTEREVGFKPAGGIRTPEQALAWMRLVEETLGEKSVRPERFRLGASALLDSIRLRLSSLAERT; encoded by the coding sequence GTGCTGGCCGGGCACGCGGATCCTGCCGAGGTGGAGCGGACCGTGGGCGACGACATGGAATCGAGGGCGACCTCCCGGGTCAGCGCCGCATCCGACGAAGTTCAGCAGCTAATGCGGGCACTCCGCTGCATCGACCTCACCACCCTGGCGGCGGACGATACACCCTCCACGGTCCGCGAGCTGTGCGCCGTGGCCCGTGAGCCCCTGCCGGCAGTGCTGCGAGAGCGGCTGGGCGTTCCCGAGCCCGCAGCTCGTGTGGCCGCGGTCTGCGTCTATCCCTACTTCCTTCGCGTCGCGCTCGACGCGCTCGAGGGGAGCGGCATTCCGGTGGCCGTGGCCGCAGCCGGATTCCCCGCTGGTCTCTCGCCGCTCTCTGCCCGCATCGAGGAGATCCGGAGCTCCGTGCAGGCCGGGGCGCAGGAGATCGACGTCGTGATCAACCGCTCCCTGGTGCTCACCGGAGCGTGGGGGGAGCTCTACGAAGAGGTGAGGGCCTTCCGCGAAGCGAGCGGCCCTGCACTGCTGAAGGTGATCCTGGCGACGGGCGAGCTACGCTCGCTGGATAACGTGGCGCGCACGGCGCGGCTCTGCATGCAGGCCGGCGCGGACTTCATCAAGACGTCGACCGGAAAGGAGGCGGTGAACGCGACCTATCCGGCCGGTTTGGTGATGCTTCGCGAGATCGCGGCCTACCGCGAGCGGACGGAAAGGGAGGTGGGCTTCAAGCCCGCTGGGGGCATCCGCACGCCGGAACAGGCGCTGGCCTGGATGCGGCTGGTCGAGGAGACGCTCGGGGAGAAATCGGTCCGCCCGGAGCGCTTCCGCCTGGGAGCAAGTGCCCTGCTGGATTCGATTCGCCTACGGTTGTCCTCACTGGCGGAACGAACGTGA
- a CDS encoding GntR family transcriptional regulator — translation MFHVDPSDPTPIDLQLARTIRSAVAAGLLAPGDELPTVRQLSVDLRVNANTIERALRALQREGIIELRRGVGYFVRASPEEVDHEVVIQELTALEDSFLRAAAELGFNLDDVIIHLDSRRRSP, via the coding sequence GTGTTCCACGTCGATCCCTCCGACCCGACGCCCATCGACCTCCAGCTGGCGCGTACCATTCGCTCGGCTGTCGCCGCCGGGCTCCTTGCGCCTGGCGACGAGCTGCCGACGGTTCGTCAGCTCTCAGTCGACCTCCGCGTGAACGCCAACACCATCGAACGGGCGCTGAGGGCGCTGCAGCGCGAGGGGATCATCGAGCTGCGTCGGGGCGTCGGCTACTTCGTCCGTGCCTCCCCCGAGGAGGTCGATCACGAGGTGGTGATACAGGAGCTCACCGCCCTCGAGGATTCCTTTCTGCGCGCCGCGGCCGAGCTCGGCTTCAATCTTGACGACGTAATCATCCACCTGGACAGTCGCCGCAGATCTCCCTGA
- a CDS encoding peptide MFS transporter — protein MAKTPAGEFTSHPGASSASATLAPPGKSFFGHPWGLSTLFFTEMWERFSYYGLRAILILFMVAPVAEGGLGFEVSRAAAIVGIYTAAVYLMALPGGWVADRIIGQRKAVLLGGIVIACGHFSMAIPRLETFYLGLLLIVLGTGLLKPNISAMVGDLYPIEASARRDAGFSIFYMGINLGAFLAPLIVGGLGEKVNWHLGFGAAGVGMVLGLIQYVLGGKHLGEAGLHPDATEAERSANLRRLLFGLVAFAAVIAALLLMGVSVEQIAGAGTAVIVGSTVLYFGYVFLWGGLTREEKGRVAAIGVFFVAAAVFWAGFEQASTSLNLVAEQLTDRNLLGWEMPASWLQAINPLFIISLAPVFAWLWIWLATRKLEPSSPRKFSVGLILLGLGFLVVLGGTASVASGSVQRMSVIFLILTYFLHTCGELALSPVGLSTVTKLSPHRMVGQMMGIWFMAASLGNLLAGLLAAQIGAAEAEAAGEISPALAVDVFMLVAGVSIGFGLLLLLGGGLVKRMMGGVK, from the coding sequence ATGGCGAAAACCCCCGCGGGCGAATTCACCTCCCACCCGGGTGCAAGCTCGGCGTCGGCTACCCTCGCCCCCCCTGGAAAAAGCTTCTTCGGCCACCCCTGGGGGCTGTCGACGCTCTTCTTCACCGAGATGTGGGAGCGCTTCTCCTACTACGGGTTGCGCGCCATCCTCATCCTCTTCATGGTCGCGCCGGTGGCGGAGGGAGGCCTCGGCTTCGAGGTCTCACGCGCGGCGGCCATCGTCGGCATCTACACGGCAGCCGTATACCTGATGGCACTCCCGGGCGGCTGGGTCGCCGACCGCATCATCGGCCAGCGGAAGGCGGTGCTGCTCGGTGGCATCGTCATCGCCTGCGGCCACTTCAGTATGGCCATTCCCAGGCTCGAGACCTTCTATCTCGGCCTGCTGCTCATCGTGCTGGGTACCGGGCTGCTGAAGCCGAACATCAGCGCCATGGTCGGCGACCTCTACCCGATCGAGGCCAGCGCTCGCCGCGATGCCGGGTTCTCCATCTTCTACATGGGGATCAACCTGGGCGCCTTCCTGGCGCCGCTGATCGTGGGCGGGTTGGGTGAGAAAGTCAACTGGCACCTCGGCTTCGGTGCGGCGGGAGTGGGGATGGTGCTGGGGTTGATCCAGTACGTGCTCGGCGGCAAGCACCTCGGCGAGGCCGGCCTTCACCCGGACGCCACGGAGGCGGAACGCTCCGCCAACCTGCGGAGGCTGCTGTTCGGACTGGTCGCCTTCGCGGCCGTGATCGCCGCGCTGCTCCTGATGGGCGTGTCGGTGGAACAGATCGCCGGGGCAGGCACCGCCGTCATCGTCGGCTCGACCGTGCTGTACTTCGGGTACGTCTTCCTCTGGGGCGGCCTCACCCGCGAGGAGAAGGGACGAGTGGCGGCCATCGGAGTGTTCTTCGTGGCCGCCGCCGTGTTCTGGGCCGGCTTCGAGCAGGCTTCGACCTCCCTAAACCTGGTGGCGGAGCAGCTCACCGACCGCAACCTTCTCGGCTGGGAGATGCCCGCCAGCTGGCTGCAGGCGATCAACCCACTCTTCATCATCAGCCTGGCGCCCGTCTTCGCCTGGCTGTGGATCTGGCTCGCGACGCGCAAACTCGAACCGTCCAGCCCACGCAAGTTCTCGGTGGGTTTGATCCTCCTGGGACTCGGCTTCCTCGTCGTCCTGGGCGGAACCGCCAGCGTGGCCTCCGGTTCGGTGCAGCGGATGAGCGTGATCTTCCTCATTCTCACCTACTTCCTGCACACCTGCGGCGAGCTGGCGCTGAGCCCGGTGGGGCTGAGCACGGTCACCAAGCTGTCGCCACACCGTATGGTCGGACAGATGATGGGGATCTGGTTCATGGCTGCATCGCTCGGAAACCTCCTCGCGGGGCTGCTGGCCGCGCAGATCGGCGCCGCCGAGGCGGAAGCCGCGGGCGAGATCAGCCCCGCCCTGGCAGTGGATGTCTTCATGCTGGTGGCAGGGGTCAGCATCGGTTTTGGGCTGCTGCTGCTGCTCGGCGGGGGCCTGGTGAAGCGCATGATGGGAGGGGTGAAGTAG
- a CDS encoding OsmC family protein, translated as MSEGVWVDYPVEVEWEGGQRFRGGRPGGPTILLDGDREEGPGPVDSVVIALVACSGIDVVEILNKRRTPPSRMDVRIRFARAAQPPRRLTAIQLLFRVATDSPSSQVARAVELSVQKYCSVVHSLKEDIDISWEVEVEAPQPASG; from the coding sequence ATGAGCGAAGGGGTCTGGGTCGATTATCCGGTCGAGGTGGAGTGGGAGGGAGGACAGCGCTTCCGCGGCGGTCGCCCCGGCGGCCCCACCATCCTGCTGGACGGGGATCGCGAGGAGGGACCCGGGCCGGTCGACTCGGTGGTGATCGCGCTGGTGGCCTGCTCCGGGATCGACGTGGTCGAGATCCTCAATAAGCGACGGACCCCGCCGAGCCGCATGGACGTGCGCATTCGGTTCGCGCGGGCTGCGCAGCCGCCGCGCCGGCTCACCGCCATTCAGCTCCTCTTCCGGGTTGCCACCGACTCACCTTCGTCGCAGGTTGCCCGCGCAGTCGAGCTTTCCGTGCAGAAATACTGCTCGGTGGTACATTCCCTCAAGGAAGACATCGACATTTCCTGGGAGGTGGAGGTGGAAGCGCCCCAGCCCGCCTCGGGATGA